The segment TTGCTAATTCACCCTGTAGAGTTAAAACTCAGCTTAGAATAACCCCATCCCTTACCTCTATTATCCTATGAGCTTGCTCTGCCAACTCAAGCTCGTGGGTTACCATCACTATGGTAGTGCCTTGAGAGTTTATCTCTTTGAATATTTCCATGACCGCTTGAGTGTTTTTGCTGTCTAAGTTTCCCGTTGGCTCATCCGCAAGTATCACAGAAGGCTTATTCATAAGAGCCCTTGCTATGGCAACCCTTTGCATCTCACCGCCAGATATTTGAAAAATCCTTCTCCTTTCCTTTCCACCAAGCCCCAAAGCCCTCAAAAGCTCATAAGCTCTCTCCTCCGCTTGCTTTCTTTCCATACCCATCTTTATGGCAGGTAGCATAACATTTTCCAAAAGGGTAAACTCGGGAAGTAGGTAGTGAAACTGAAAAACAAAACCTATTTTTTTGTTTCTTATCTCCGATAGCTTTTTCTCGTCGGAAAAATCAACCACTTGACCTTCAAATAAGACCTCTCCCTCTGTAGGTCTGTCAAGAAGACCCATAATGTAGAGCATGGAGCTTTTACCAGAGCCACTTGCCCCTATTATGGCAACAAACTCTCCACTGTATACCTCAAGGTCTATGCCCTTAAGTATCTGTTCTTGACCTATAGACTTTTTTACACCTCTTAACTCTATTATCCTCATTGGCTTCTAAAGATGTCCACAGGGTTTAGTCTACTTGCCCTATAGGATGGGTATAGGCTTGCCAGAAGGGAAAAGAAGAGAGAAAAGACCAAGGCATACACATAAAAAATGGGACTTCTGTCAAGCACAAAACCCTTTGTCCTTACAAGTCCTTCCACATCAAGCCTTATGGACTCAAGGTATTCTTGAAGTCCAAAGCCCAGCAAAGACCCAATTATAGCACCAAGAATCCCTATCACAAAGCCCTCTACCATAAAGATGAGAAGAATATCCCTTCTCAAAAAACCCATAGCCATTAGAATGGCAATATCCCTTTTCTTCTCCAATACGGTCATCATTATTATGTTAAAGATACCAAAGGCGGACACGGTCAATATGGCAAAGACTATCATGTAGGTTATAGTGTTTTGTATTTTGAAGATGCTTAGGAAGTTCCTGTATGCCCTCTGCCAGCTTTCTACTTCGTAGGGTATAGACTCTTGGAGTTCTCTTGAGAGTTTTTCCGCATTGTTTACATCTACTATTTTTATCACTATTTCGTTGACCTCCCCTTGCTTTTCCAAAAGGCTCTGTAGGGTCTTTATGTTT is part of the Aquificaceae bacterium genome and harbors:
- a CDS encoding ABC transporter ATP-binding protein, with protein sequence MRIIELRGVKKSIGQEQILKGIDLEVYSGEFVAIIGASGSGKSSMLYIMGLLDRPTEGEVLFEGQVVDFSDEKKLSEIRNKKIGFVFQFHYLLPEFTLLENVMLPAIKMGMERKQAEERAYELLRALGLGGKERRRIFQISGGEMQRVAIARALMNKPSVILADEPTGNLDSKNTQAVMEIFKEINSQGTTIVMVTHELELAEQAHRIIEVRDGVILS